The Carassius auratus strain Wakin chromosome 5, ASM336829v1, whole genome shotgun sequence genome includes a window with the following:
- the LOC113072758 gene encoding RING finger and CHY zinc finger domain-containing protein 1, which translates to MAATPDGCVHYARSCLLKAPCCGKFYVCRLCHDGEENHEMDRFKVREVRCAACNTIQEARQTCKECEVKFGEYYCDVCHLFDKDKKQYHCQLCGICRIGPKEKYFHCMKCNLCLATDLKDNHKCVENVSRQNCPVCMEDIHSSRIRAHVLPCGHLLHKTCFEDMCITGSYRCPLCMHSVFNMEEVWEERDKEISQSPMPTEYRDTTVKIICNDCQAHCTVSFHVLGLKCSSCGSYNTAQDGGLIGAPAVNT; encoded by the exons atggcCGCCACGCCAGATGGATGTGTGCATTACGCTCGGAGCTGTTTGTTAAAA gcGCCCTGCTGTGGGAAGTTTTATGTTTGCAGACTCTGTCATGATGGTGAAGAGAACCATGAGATGGACCGCTTTAAGGTCCGAGAGGTCAGATGTGCAGCATGCAATACTATTCAAGAG GCTCGGCAGACATGTAAAGAATGTGAGGTGAAGTTCGGGGAGTATTACTGTGACGTTTGCCATCTGTTTGATAAAGACAAGAAGCAGTACCACTGCCAGCTATGCGGGATATGCAG AATTGGCCCGAAAGAGAAATACTTCCATTGTATGAAGTGCAATTTATGTTTAGCCACTGATCTAAAAGATAATCACAAG TGTGTTGAGAATGTGTCTAGGCAGAACTGTCCTGTATGTATGGAGGACATCCACTCGTCCAGAATAAGGGCTCATGTGCTCCCCTGTGGTCATCTGCTACACAA AACATGCTTTGAGGACATGTGCATAACTGG TTCTTACCGCTGTCCTCTGTGCATGCATTCGGTCTTCAACATGGAGGAGGTCTGGGAAGAGAGAGATAAGGAAATTTCCCAGTCTCCCATGCCCACAGAGTACCGGGACACTACGGTCAAG ATCATATGCAATGACTGCCAGGCTCACTGCACTGTCTCCTTCCACGTGTTGGGGCTGAAGTGCAGCTCCTGTGGCTCTTACAACACGGCGCAGGACGGAGGGCTGATCGGCGCCCCTGCTGTTAACACATGA